The genomic segment CGCGGGCGCGCCGTAATTCGTGTGAATCAGAGCTCCGTCCTGAATATTGGCGCCCTCTTTGATGATTATATCTTCGACGTCCCCCCGCAGAACCGCGCCAGGCCAGACGGAAGCGTCATTCTCTATTATGACTTTGCCGATAACAACGGCCTCGTCGGCGACATAGGCGGTGGGCGCTATGGACGGCTCGTATATGTCAAATCGTTTGATCATTTTTGAGTGGCGAGGACTTCAAGAAGAACGGTCTTTTGTATGTGCAGACGGTTCTCCGCCTGGTCGAACACTATGGAATGTTTGCCGTCGATGACTTCACCGGTGATTTCCTGTCCGCGACGGGCGGGCAGACAGTGCATAACGACAACGTCCCGCGCCGCGGACTTAATCAGGCGGGAGTTCACCTGATAAGGCGCAAAGGCCTTCTTCCTGGCGACGGCCTCGGCCTCGTCGCCCATGGACGTCCAGACGTCGGTATAAATTACGCCGGCGTCTTTTGCGGCCGCGAGCGGTGAATCGGTGTAAGATATCCGGGCTCCCGTCTTGGCGGCAATGGCCGCTGTTTTCCGTCGCACATCAGGCGGAGCCGAATAACCTTTGGGCGCGGCGTGGACAAAATTAAGCCCTGTAAGGGCGGCCAGATACAGCCACGATATCAGGACGTTATTGCCGTCGCCGACAAAAACTATTTTTGTTTTGCGCACTTGGGCGAAAGTTTTCTTTCTCTCCGCGATAGTCATAAGGTCGCCCAGCGCCTGACAGGGATGTTCCGTGTCGGTGAGGGCGTTTATAACGGACATCGAGGAATATCGGGCGAAGGTTTCCAAATCTCCGTGCGAAAAAGTGCGGAACGCCACGGCGTCAAGATATCGCGACAACGTGCGGGCGGTATCTTCGATGGTTTCGCCGCGCTTGCGCTGCATACCGTCGGCGGAAAGTATCAGAGGAAGAGCTCCCAGCTGATGCGCCGCCACGGCAAAGGATACCGTAGTCCGCGTGCTGGGTTTCTCCATTATTATGCCCACGGTCTTTCCGGATAAAGCGGAGCGCTTGCTCAACGGATTTTTTTTGAGAGCAATGGCTTTTTTTATGATGGATTCCGCTTCACATCCGGAACCTATGTCGAGGATTGACAGGAGATGTTTCATATCGAGGGATATTTTAGCAAAAAACCGGTGAAAAGGGCAAAATACGGAGCGCCTGAACAATGTCGTCATTGCGGTTTAATACACACCCCTACCCCTCTTATTAGAGGGGATTTAAAACTCCCCTCTTGAGAGGGGGTTGGGGGGTGTGTATTAAACCGCAATGACATACTATTGTTCGGATGGCCGGGATTTGATTTTTATCTGTTAAAAAAAACCACGGAGCCGTCGGACGCGGTGTAATAATAAATTTTACCCGAGCCGGAGAATTTGGAACGGTTGGTTATAACTTTTTTGACGTAGTCGCGGGTTTCTTTGTATGGAGGGATGCCGCCGTGTTGCCTTACCTTTGAGGGACCCGCGTTGTAAGCGGCAAGCGCCTTGGACAGGTCGCCGCCGAACAGCGATAGCATATCCCTGAGGTATCTTGATCCCGCCCTTATGTTTTCTTCGGGCGAGGTGCGGTCTTTTACTTTAAGAATATCAGCCGTCGACGGCATAAGCTGCATAAGGCCGACGGCGCCCTTCGACGACACGCAATACCGGTTGAAGTTCGATTCGGTTTTTATAACGGCTTTTATCAGCGACGGGTCGAGACCGTATTCGGCGGCGCAATCGTTGATAATATCGTCGTATTTTCTGTCGGCAAAGAGAGAGCGCGCGCACATAAGAAAAATCAAAAATACCGTCGGAAATATTTTCATGGTTTCTTTCGCGGGGACAGGTCGCGACCTGTCCCTACAAACGCATTGCGCGTCACGGGCGACCAAGGTCGCCCCTACGCGAGGCAACGAGCCGCTGTTTTTTTCCACTAACCACTCGCCACTAACCACTGCCTTTAATGTATCACGCCGATCTTGCGGATTATGGTAACGGCCTTATCGCGGGCGCGGACGGTTATCCTGGCGATATATCCGCCCTTGGCCACTTTCTGGCCCTGGGCGTTGGTGCCGTCCCACGGAACGCGGTTGGCTCCTTTGCGGCCGCCGCTTTGTCCGGCGGGATAATTCCAGCGGTCTACTTCATAGCCCAGCAAGTCGAACAGCGCTATTTCCACGTCGGCGTCCTGATTGAGGACGTACACTATATTGGTTCTCCCCTCCTCGCCGCCTTTTCTTGTATCGACGGGGTTGGGGAAGTTGCTTACGGCCGATATTACTTCGGCGGGCAGGCCGGTAACGGCGGGGGCGGACGGCGCAGACCACGCTCCCCATCCTCCGGCATAGTTCTGGGCGCGGACGCGGTAGTAGTAGAAGCGTCCCTGCTCTCTTGGCTGGTTCGAGGGCAGATCCTTGTTGCCCACCTGGAAAGTGTTGTAACCACCCGACTTAATCCTTATAGTTTGCCAGACGGGATTGGTATCCACGCGTTCCTGTATCTCATACGCGCGTACTCCGGATTCCTCGTCGGCGGAAGGAGCCCACTCTATAGTGTAGACGCCGCTGGTCTCCGGACGTCCGGATTTTTCGGGGTCGGACACCGGCGCGCCGGCCTGTGACGGCGGGGATACGTCCACTCTATAAGCCATCATCGGAGCGGCCGGTCCATAGATGTCGGTTCCGGACACGGCCGCCACTGCGCGCACGCGGTAGAAGTACGCATAGTTGGTTACGCGGGTTCGGGCCGAGTGGGCCTGCGCCTGAGTGCCGTTAATGGCGCGCTCGACTATCGTAAAGGTATCGCCCGTCTTGGTGGTGTATTTCATCATTTCGCTGCCGATGTAAATCTGTCCGTTTTCAAGAGAGAAACCGTCGGTGCTTTCCACCTGCAGGAGGAACGGCGGAGCGGCAAGACGGGCAACCGAACTCTTGGTGCGCGTAACTTTGGCCACCACCAGCGGCAAATTCAACACTGTTTTTTTGTTTTGGGAGGCGGCCATCCATCCTTCCGTCGCTACGGATTCGGTCACGTCGTTTCTGTCTGCGACGGCGCCTATGCCTATCTGATATTCCTTGAAGTTGGCGGAAGTTACCCTCGGCCACTTACTGTATAGACGGGATGTTTCCTTGCTCCATTTTTCAGGTATGTAGCCCCAATCTACGTTGCCGTCTTTTTTAAGGTCGATTTCAGGAACGCCGTCGCCATTGAGGTCGCCCACGATGTCGTCGGCGAAGCCATCGCCGTCGAGATCGACATCGAGCACACCGTTGCCGGAAATGTCTATCTCGGCGATACCGTCGCCGTCGAGGTCGAGGTCGCGCGACTCGTCGCGTCCGGAAAGGTCTTCAATATCGTTTACGCCGTCGCCGTCGAGATCTATGAACACTTCGCCGTCGGGGCTCATCACCCGGACAACCTCGTATTCAATTTCCCGATATGTGCCCTTGGCTCTATCCAGCGCTTCCTGATATATCTTCTTCTTCCTGTCGGTTATGGTATATCCCTTAGGCAGTCCTCCGTTGGCATTTATTTCTTCGATGCACATCGCCGGATAGCCGTCGCCGAAAACATCGACCCAAACTTTGGGAATCATGGAAACCGCGGATATTGTCGGGGCGTATTTATCCATTATACTCAGGGGATTGGATATATACGGGAAAGTGTTGGTCGCCGGCGAACCGGCGGTTTCAGGAACAATTACCAGTCCGGTGAAATGAAGCAGCGAGATACTCGCAAGATGGCCGCGTGTATTGGCATTGTTCGACAGG from the Elusimicrobia bacterium HGW-Elusimicrobia-1 genome contains:
- the argF gene encoding ornithine carbamoyltransferase, with protein sequence MKHLLSILDIGSGCEAESIIKKAIALKKNPLSKRSALSGKTVGIIMEKPSTRTTVSFAVAAHQLGALPLILSADGMQRKRGETIEDTARTLSRYLDAVAFRTFSHGDLETFARYSSMSVINALTDTEHPCQALGDLMTIAERKKTFAQVRKTKIVFVGDGNNVLISWLYLAALTGLNFVHAAPKGYSAPPDVRRKTAAIAAKTGARISYTDSPLAAAKDAGVIYTDVWTSMGDEAEAVARKKAFAPYQVNSRLIKSAARDVVVMHCLPARRGQEITGEVIDGKHSIVFDQAENRLHIQKTVLLEVLATQK